GGGAAAAGACGGTGCTATATTGGTCACGGAAAAAAGAGTTTATAGAGGTTCTGCTCCGAATATTGAGGCGGTTAATCCAGTTGGATCAGGAGATTCAATGATGGGCGGTTTTTGTAAAGCTATACATGATGAAATGTCTGAGTGTGAGATACTAAAACTTGGAATAGCTTGTGGAACAGCAAATGCTATGGAAAGAGAAACAGGGCGTATAGATATTTCAAAAGTTGATAAATTGATGGAAGAAATAGAAGTGAATGAAATTTTTATATAAGCATACAAAAAAGCAATGTTGGTCGTGGAGAACACGACAACATTGCTTGATCCGTTCTGGGTATAACACAATTACAATTACTCTAGAAACTATTTTACCATAAAATAGCCGTTTTATCAAAAGTTTTCGTCTATGAAAGTTCATCAAATAGTACTTTGTAAATATTGTTAGCTTCCTTGTATCGTCTATTAGCTTCTAGATATTTGATTAAACAGAGACGTATTTCATTGCATATTTCTATAT
The sequence above is a segment of the Tissierellales bacterium genome. Coding sequences within it:
- a CDS encoding PfkB family carbohydrate kinase, with the translated sequence GKDGAILVTEKRVYRGSAPNIEAVNPVGSGDSMMGGFCKAIHDEMSECEILKLGIACGTANAMERETGRIDISKVDKLMEEIEVNEIFI